The Pontibacter korlensis sequence AGGATTTACCGGATCTGGTTAAATTTCGCCACACCCTGCACCAGTATCCAGATTTATCAGGTGCTGAAGGGGACACAGCGCAGCGGGTTGTAGAACAGATTCAAAAGTATGAGCCTGATGCCATACTTACCCAAGTAGGTGGCACTGGTGTGGTAGCTGTTTTCGAAGGTAAAGATTCCTCCCAAGGCCCTGTGATACTTTTCCGCGCAGAACTGGATGCTTTACCAATAGTAGAAACCAATCCGCACCTGCAACATCAATCAGCAAGAGCAGGAGTTGCACATCTCTGTGGGCACGATGGACATATGACCATTTTGATAGGGCTCGCCAGCTTACTGCACCAGCAAAAACCTGCTAGAGGCAAGGTACTGCTATTGTTTCAACCTGCTGAGGAAACAGGTGCAGGCGCTTATGCCATGCTACAAGACGAAAGGCTGCTGGAGCTAAAACCAGACTACGTTTACGCCTTACACAACCTACCCGGTAGGCCAAAGAACCAGATTGTGGTACGGGACAATGTTTTTGCTTCGGCCTCTACCGGTATGATTGTCGAGCTCTTCGGTAAACCCTCACATGCCGCTGAGCCGGAAAATGGAGTAAACCCTGGTCAGGCAATGGCTGAAATGATATTGGCTTTCAACCAGATTGTGCAGCAAAAAGAGCTATTTCAGGACCTGACGCTGCTTACCGTCATACACGCACGGCTTGGGGAAATAGCCTTTGGAACTAATCCAGGCTACGGAACCGTAATGGCTACGCTCCGCTCCTATCATACCGCTGACCTTCAAATTCTAAAGACTATAACTAAACAACATGTGCAGCAGATTGCTGAACGGCATGGGCTAAAGTTTAACATCAGCTTTGTAGAGGAATTTCCGGCTACAGTAAACCATGTACAGGAAGTGCAGTGGGTGCGGAAGGCTGCTGAAAAACTCAAACTCGAGGTAGCAAACGCCGTGGATCCTTTCAGGTGGTCAGAAGACTTTGGCCATTTTACAGCCAGGTACAAAGGCGCTTTGTTTGGAATTGGAGCCGGCACAGAACAGCCACAGCTACACCACTCCAACTACGACTTTCCAGATGAAATCATACCCACTGGCGCCAAGCTTTTCTACAGCATTGTTCAGGAAATACTAAACGCATAACACCCTATGTTCCATAGCTCTTACATTGAGATCAGTAAATCGGCACTTCAAAATAACATCAATTTTCTCCGGAAGGAAATCGGTCCTTACGTAAAGCTATCTTCTGTAATCAAGGGTAATGCATACGGTCATGGTATAGAGCCTTTTGCTGCTATTGCACAAGAATGTGGGGTTGACCACTTCTCGGTGTTCAGCGCTGATGAGGCACTGCGCCTGCTACCAACACTAAAGAAGCCTGCCACTATCATGATCATGGGGTATCTGGATAACCCGGAACTGGAGTGGGCAATCCAAAACGATATGGAGTTTTTTGTATTTGAGTTAGATAGACTAATAGAAGCAGGAAAAGCCGCTAAAAAACTACAGAAAAGAGCATGTGTACACCTGGAACTGGAAACAGGTATGAACCGGACAGGCTTTGGCGAGAACGAAATAAACAATGTTCTTTCAGTTCTGGAGGAACACAAAGAGTACCTGGAGCTGAAAGGAGTTTGCACCCACTTCGCCGGTGCGGAAAGTTTTCAGAACCACGATCGTGTACAGGAGCAGCTAAACCGCTATAAGCAACAGCTGCAGCGCCTGCAGGCAAGTGGATATACGCCTGAACAATGCCATACTGCTTGTTCTGCAGCCATGGTCTCCTACCCTGAGACCCGAATGGACATGGTGCGCATAGGCATTATGCAGTATGGTCTATGGCCTAGCCCAGAAACCTATATACAGTACATTGGGCAGCGTGAAGAAAAACTGGACCCATTGCAGCGACTCATTAACTGGAAGAGCCACGTCATGACGCTTAAGTATGTGTCTCAGGGGGAGTATATTGGCTATGGCACTTCTTACCAGGCCTCCCGCGACATGACAGTGGCCATTGTACCTGTTGGTTATGCTTGGGGCTACAGCCGCACTCTCAGCAACCACGGTCAGGTGCTGATTAATGGAGTACGCGCTGCAGTAGTGGGCATCGTGAACATGAATGTTATGATGGTTCAGGTTACCGAAATTCATGATGTAAGGAAGGGAGATGAGGTAGTTTTACTTGGCAAACAGGGCAGTGAAAGTATAACTGTAGCTTCTTTCGGAGAGTTAAGTACACAGCTTAATTATGAACTTCTCACACGCCTACCCATAAACATCCCCCGGTATGTAGTAGATTAATCAAGAAGTTTAACCTACCTATTGTTTTGCCATGTTGTTCAGGCCCATACTTGAGAGACCTCCGCTTACAAGGCAACTCTTCCAATAGTTGAAGATGGACTTTTGGGGATCTCTTGTAACCGTGATGTTGCCAGTACGTGGCTGCTCCCCTTCGCTGGGGTTACTGCTTTTGATAGCTACTTTATTCGCTAGAAATGATAGCACTTCCTTTCCTAGGCCTTGCTGCCCGCCGCTTCCTTTGTTCAGCAGCTCAATTTTTAGGTTATTGTAGAGCAGCATCATACTTCCATTTGCACTTGTGTTGTTCAGTTCTGCGTTAAACTTACCGCTACTCACCACACCGCTTGCTATTTTGACGAAGGCTGTGGGCACCAGAATGGGATTCAGAACCTGCAAGTTTGCCCCACCTACAGTACCACTTAAAGTATGATATCCATCTTTGTTTAGTAAAGGTATACGAATAGTTACTTCCACTTTAGCACGATCCATTACCATTGTACTTACCTTTACTACTGCAGGATTCTCATTTGTCATGTGCTCAGGTATATTCGATACATTAGCTATTGTGCTGCTCACCTTATGAAAAGTTATATGGCCACGTTCTGTTGCTGCGGGAGCCAACTCTTCGTACCGAATGTACCCATTTTGTATTTCAAGAGTATCTAGCAGGAAGCGGGGCTTTATACCCTGCACTATCTCGTGAGGCGTTGGCTTGTTTTCCTCATCCTGAAAGTCTTTCTTATTTTTGAATGCTATCAAAGAGGGGGTTTGCAGCAGCAGGTGCTTTGCCTTTAAGCTATTAGTACGGGAATGTTCTGCAAAGGCAACGCCACTTATACTTACCTTCTTTACCTCTACCTTTTGGTGCGTTGCGGCTTTCCCTTTAACTTTTGAAAGCGCCGCCTGGTCAACCAGAGGAGTAAACTTTATACCTGATGCCACCACTGTACCAGATGCTGTACTTACCGCTATAGAATCAGAAGTAGCTTCATGTAGACCGTCAGATAAGATATAGCGTGCACCCTGAGCCGTAAACTCATATTTCTTTGCATAGTAAGCCCTGGTTGGATCATTAAAAGATGTGCTATCTAAAATAAAATCGGTAACACCCAAGTTGAATTGTTTCAAAGCAAACACAGTATCTGTACCTGCCTCTACTTTACTCCGGTAACGAAGGCGGGCTCTGCTCACACTAATTTTTCCTATAGATAGCCCTTTCAAAAATCCTTTCGCAGTCTGATGCATCGGCACATGGCTTTCAGTAGTATCCTGCCTCATAACCGTCATCAGTAACTTCGGTTGCTGAACAACAATTTCATCCAACTGCACACTATTGTTAAACAGCACCTTAAAGTAACTCAGCTTCCTTATAGCCACTGAACCAGTTTGGAACTCTACTAGCGTTCGCGACACATTGCTTCCCTGAGAGCTCAGTTCATTCCATCTATCGTAGTCTGGTTTGAGCGATAGACTATCAACAGACAGACTTCCTACAAATGGCGATGTTGATAGACCAAATACTTGTAACTTATAAACTCCTTTAGATTGATCAGCTACCATTCTTTCGATCTTTCCTTCCAACCAGAACGTGAAAATGAACAGTCCTAAAAATAGCACAAGAGCTATACCCACTACCCATGCTGTTACTTTTAGCCATTTATTTGTCTTCTTTGCGTTATTCTTCGTGTATTGATACATTTAAGCTGTTGTTTTGACCTGCATACGAGAATTTTAACTATTGGCTAACGGCAATGTATAATTAGCCCAACCTACCATATGCTGGTTAAGTGACTAAAATGCTCTATATATATCAAAGATTAAGACTTGCTTCCCCTTCAGCATGAAGGACAAGAAACAGTGGTGTTAGTCAGAAAACTAAAGACTTAAACTATGGAATCACCAAAATGGATTGATCGCATCCTCTACCCTTTTGCCCATCATACGCTTCAGCTACCGCAAGGGCAAATGCATTATGTAGACGAAGGAGAGGGTGATCCTATAGTCTTTGTTCACGGTACCCCTACCTGGTCTTTTGTGTGGCGACAGCAGATAAAGTCTCTTAGCAGGTCACACCGCTGCATAGCACCCGATCATATTGGCTTTGGCTTATCCGATAAACCAGCGACATTTTCTTATAGTCCAGAGGCACATGCAGATAACCTGGAGCACTTAATTAAGCACTTGCAGTTAAAGAACATTACGTTGGTAGTACACGACTTCGGCGGTCCCATAGGCTTAAGGTATGCGTTGC is a genomic window containing:
- a CDS encoding amidohydrolase — protein: MQQYEIKDLPDLVKFRHTLHQYPDLSGAEGDTAQRVVEQIQKYEPDAILTQVGGTGVVAVFEGKDSSQGPVILFRAELDALPIVETNPHLQHQSARAGVAHLCGHDGHMTILIGLASLLHQQKPARGKVLLLFQPAEETGAGAYAMLQDERLLELKPDYVYALHNLPGRPKNQIVVRDNVFASASTGMIVELFGKPSHAAEPENGVNPGQAMAEMILAFNQIVQQKELFQDLTLLTVIHARLGEIAFGTNPGYGTVMATLRSYHTADLQILKTITKQHVQQIAERHGLKFNISFVEEFPATVNHVQEVQWVRKAAEKLKLEVANAVDPFRWSEDFGHFTARYKGALFGIGAGTEQPQLHHSNYDFPDEIIPTGAKLFYSIVQEILNA
- the alr gene encoding alanine racemase: MFHSSYIEISKSALQNNINFLRKEIGPYVKLSSVIKGNAYGHGIEPFAAIAQECGVDHFSVFSADEALRLLPTLKKPATIMIMGYLDNPELEWAIQNDMEFFVFELDRLIEAGKAAKKLQKRACVHLELETGMNRTGFGENEINNVLSVLEEHKEYLELKGVCTHFAGAESFQNHDRVQEQLNRYKQQLQRLQASGYTPEQCHTACSAAMVSYPETRMDMVRIGIMQYGLWPSPETYIQYIGQREEKLDPLQRLINWKSHVMTLKYVSQGEYIGYGTSYQASRDMTVAIVPVGYAWGYSRTLSNHGQVLINGVRAAVVGIVNMNVMMVQVTEIHDVRKGDEVVLLGKQGSESITVASFGELSTQLNYELLTRLPINIPRYVVD